The Micromonospora violae DNA segment ATGCCGTTCGCGGTGTTCTGGATGCGGGCGCACTTCACCAACGTGCCGGTGGAGTTGTCCGAGGCGGCCCGGGTGGACGGCAGCAGCACCTGGCAGTTGTTCTGGCGCGTCCAGGTGCCGCTCGCCCGGCCGGCGATCGCGTCGCTGACGATCCTGATGTTCCTCTGGACGTGGAACCAGTTCCTCCTGGCCATCGTGCTCGTCGACGACGCCACCAAACGCACCATGGCCGGGGCGCTCGGCGCGTTCCAGGGTCAGTGGGGCACCGACCTGGTGCTGCTGTGTGCCGGGTCGTTGCTGATCCTCACCCCGACCCTCATCGTGTTCCTGATCTTCCAGCGACAGTTCATCAAGGCCCTGATCCAAGGGTCAGTGAAGGGGTAGGCAGTGCGCACACCGCCGCAGATCCACGGCGACGTCGACGACGGCTACGGGCGCGTCGCCGATGTCTTCCGCGACAACTTCACCTCCCGGGGGGAGGTCGGCGCCGCCGTCACCGTCTACGTACGGGGCCGCAAGGTCGTCGACCTGTACGGCGGGGTCGCCGACACCCGTACCGGACGGCCCTGGGACCGGCACACGCCGGTGGTGGTCTTCTCCTGCACCAAGGGAATCCTGGCGATCTGCGCCTACCTGCTGGCCCAACAGGGCCGGCTCGACCTGGACGCCCCGGTGACCCGCTACTGGCCGGAGTTCGGCCAGCACGGCAAGGCGCACATCCCCGTGCGCTGGCTGCTCACGCACCAGGCCGGGCTGCCCGCATTGGACCGACAGTTGACCCTCGACGAGGTTCTGAGCTGGGATCCGGTCATCACGGCGATCGAGGCGCAGGCCCCGTTGTGGGAGCCGGGCACCGCGCACGGCTACCACTCGATGACCTACGGCTGGCTGGTCGGAGAGGTGATCCACCGCATCACCGGGCAACTACCCGGTGCGTTCTTCGCCGACACTCTCGCGGGCCCGCTCGGCCTGCGCACCTGGTTGGGGCTTCCGGCGGGCGAGAGGGACACCGTCGCCTGGGGCCTGGCACCGCCACCGGACCCGGACCCGTTCGAGGACCCGGTCGCCGAACGAGGCATCACCATGGGTGGCGCTTTCGCGTTCCCCGCCGACGCTGACGGCCTGGTGAGCTTCAACGACGACGCCATCCGGGCCGCTGGGGTCCCCGGCGCGGGCGCGGTGAGCACCGCGGACGGCCTCGCGCGTCTCTACGCCGCCTGCGTCTCGGGCCTTCAGGGTGGACCGCTGCTCGCCGCAGCGTCGGTGGACGACGCGGTCGTCGTTCGTTCGCGTGGTCAGCAGCGGCACGGCCCGCCGGACACCGGGCAGCGGTGGGGTACGGGTTTCCTGCTGCACTCGCCACCGGCCCGGCCCCTGCTGGGTGAGCGCAGCTTCGGCCACGACGGGGCGGGCGGGAACCTGGCCTTCGCCGACGCCGAGCATCAGGTGGGCTTCGGGTACGTCATCAACCAGATGCGCGGAATGGGCGACGAGCGCGCCAATTCCCTCACCGCAGCCCTGCGCTCCTGCCTCCCCACCTGACCCGTCCACCCCGGGCCGGCCGCCCTCGGTGATCATGAAGTTGTTGCCCCGACACGCCGTGGTCGGTGGCAACAACTTCATGATCAACCGGGGTGAGGTGGGGTGGGGGTGGTGCGGGTGGACTGTCCATTGTGGAGGGCGAATGGTGTTACGGGGATATCTCGGGCAGGTTTCATTGATGCTCTTGACAGGTGTTGTTAGCGATAACACGATGGCCTTCACGCCGCTCTCGCGTTTGGAGCTCGTCTTGGTCCTGTCGGTCCGCCCGCGTGTCCTGAACTCCTCCCGCATCTCTGCTGTGAACAGCGCGAACGCCATCGCTCGTCGCCTCGCTGGCCGGCTGATCCGGCCGCTGTCCACAATGGTCTCTCGTCGCTTTCGTCCACTGTGCGCGTTCGCATCGGCGAGTGCTCTCGTGGGTGCGGGCCTGGTGATCACCCCCGCTGCCGCGCACGCCGCCGACGGCTGGGCGCCCCGATCGTCGTACACCTCCACCGACACCGGCGCCGGCACCTACTCGGTGCCGTTGCTCAACGCCGACGTGCCGGACATCAGCGTCGAGCGCGTACCGGCGGCCGAGAACGACGAAGGCCGCGACATCTACTACATGATCAGCACGACGATGCACCTGAGCCCCGGCGCGCCGATCATGAAGTCGTACGACCTCGTCAACTGGGAGATCGTCAACTACGTCTTCGACCGGGCGAGCATCGGCGACTCCTTCTCACTGCGCAACGGCCAGAACTCGTACGGGCAGGGCCAGTGGGCGTCGTCGCTGCGCTACCACGACGGGATGTACTACGTCGCGTTCAACACCAACAACCTCAACGGGGCGTACCTCTACCGCACCGACGACATCGAGAACGGCACGTGGCAGCGCACCGCCCTCGGCCGTGGCCTGCACGACCCGTCGCTCTTCTTCGACGTCGACGGCACGGCGTACATCTTCTACGGGTCCGGCGGCACCAGCGCCGTACGCCTCAACGCCGACCTGACGGCCATCGCGCAGGACTACCCGAACATCTTCACGGCGAGCAACTACGCCGGCCAGCCGTTCATCGGTGGCCTGTTCGAGGGCGCGCAGTTCTACTACATCGACGGCTGGTACTACGCCGTGATCATCACCTGGCCGTCCGGGCAGGGCCGCCAGGTCGTGATGTTCCGGTCGCGGGATCTGCTCGGGCGCTACACCTCGGCCGGTGGGGTCAACACCTACGAGGCGCGCGGAGTGCTCAACTCCAACGGCTTCGCCCAGGGCAGCCTGGTGCCGATCAGCCGCCCGGGCGGCGAGACCGACTGGCACGGCATGTTCTTCCGCGACACGTTCCCGATCGGCCGGATCCCGGCGCTCATCCCCGCCACCTGGCAGGACGGGTGGCCGACCTTCGGCACAGGCGGGGTCGTGCCGGTCAACGGACTGTTCGACAAGCCGATCCGGCTCAGCCCGGCGGAGGAGGCGTTCGAGCGGCAGAAGAGCATCGTCGCCTCGGACGACTTCGCCAACGACGCGCCGCACAAGGCGTACCAGGACGAGCAGTGGACCGTCCCAGCACCGCTCGACCCGGCGGAGGTCGCTCCCAACGGGTCGCGGCTGGACCTGGCGTGGGAGTGGAACCACGCCCCGGACAACCGGTACTGGTCGCTCACCGACCGCGACGGCTGGCTGCGGTTGACGGCCGGCAAGGTGGTCACCGGCCAGTACGTCTACACGAAGCTGTCCAACCGGGCCGAGCTGGCCTGGTTCGAGGAGGCCCGCAACACGCTCTCCCAGCGGACGTTCGGGCCACGGCAGTCGGTCCAGACCCGGATGGACATCTCCGGGATGAAGAACGGTGATGTGGCGGGTCTGGCGGCCTACAACCGCGGATTCTCGTACGTGGCGGTCAAGCGCGTCGGTGGCGTCAACACCCTCGGCGTGGTGAACCGGTCGCAGCCGTTCGCGGTCGACCTCGACCAGTCGACGCTGGAGAACTTCGTGTCGGGCACGACGGTGCCGCTGGACGACGCGACCGAGGTGCACCTGAAGGCCGACCTCGACTTCGCCTCGCCCGTCGGCCAACTCTGGACGACGTTCTACTACAGCCTGGACGGGGTCCAGTGGACCCGGCTGGGCAACCGGGTGGGCCCGCAGGCGCTCGACGGCAGCCTCGCGCACTTCATGGGTCACCGGGTGGGCCTGTTCAACTACGCCACCCAGGAGACCGGCGGTCACGTCGACTTCGACAACTACCTGCTCAGCGACGTGCTGACCGCGCAGGGCCGGCCGCTGGACAGCACCGCCCTCGACGCGGCCATCGCCCACGCGCAGACGCTCGACGCACGCCACTACCCGGCCGACGCCTGGGCCACGATGCAGGCCACGCTCGCGGCGGCGACGTCGGCGCGGGCCGGCCAGTTCGGCACCCAGAACGAGATCGACGCACCGGAGCGGGCGCTCAGCTACCAACTGGCCCGACTCGGCGTGCTGGCGGCGCTGCCCGTGACGGCCACCGCCCAGGTGCGCTGCCTCAGTGGCAGGACGTACGTGGCCGTGCAGGCGCGCAACGACTCGACCGAACCGGTGGAGATCACCGTGGAGATCCCGTACGGAAACCGGTCCTTCCCGGCCGTCGCGCCGGGGGCGAACGTCTACCAGTCGTTCAACACCCGTACGGCGTCCGTGCCGGCCGGCACGGCGACGGTCCGGGTCACCGGCACGGTCGCCGGTCGGGACGTCACCACCGTCCACTCCACGCAGCACCCCGCCAACACCTGCGGCGGATAACCCCACCACGAGCCCTCGGCTCACTGATCAGCACCACCGGCAACCGGCCGGGCGGCGCGGCACAGCGGACCTGTCCCGCGCCGCCGGCCCTGGTCGGCCGGCGGTGACTGTTCGACCCCTGATGTCCGGACCACCCACGGAAGCACACCACCGATCCCCCGTACACCGATGACCGCATGTCAGAGATGAAGGAGGATGTCTCGTGGAACAACGAATGCGACGGGCGACCCGAGGTCGGGTCGCAGCGCTCGCGACAGTCGGCCTGCTGCTGGCCGCGACGTTCGGGGCCGGGTCGGCCCCCGCCCAGGCCGCCGACACGAACCTCGTCGTCAACGGCGGGTTCGAGGACGGCCTGGCCAACTGGTTCGTCAACAACGGAAACGCCTCCGACGGCGCCCAGTTGTCGGCCACGTCGGACGCCTACTCCGGCGCGAGCGCTGTGCTCGTCACCAGCCGGTTGACCACCGGGTCGGGCCCGATGCAGGACC contains these protein-coding regions:
- a CDS encoding glycoside hydrolase family 43 protein encodes the protein MITPAAAHAADGWAPRSSYTSTDTGAGTYSVPLLNADVPDISVERVPAAENDEGRDIYYMISTTMHLSPGAPIMKSYDLVNWEIVNYVFDRASIGDSFSLRNGQNSYGQGQWASSLRYHDGMYYVAFNTNNLNGAYLYRTDDIENGTWQRTALGRGLHDPSLFFDVDGTAYIFYGSGGTSAVRLNADLTAIAQDYPNIFTASNYAGQPFIGGLFEGAQFYYIDGWYYAVIITWPSGQGRQVVMFRSRDLLGRYTSAGGVNTYEARGVLNSNGFAQGSLVPISRPGGETDWHGMFFRDTFPIGRIPALIPATWQDGWPTFGTGGVVPVNGLFDKPIRLSPAEEAFERQKSIVASDDFANDAPHKAYQDEQWTVPAPLDPAEVAPNGSRLDLAWEWNHAPDNRYWSLTDRDGWLRLTAGKVVTGQYVYTKLSNRAELAWFEEARNTLSQRTFGPRQSVQTRMDISGMKNGDVAGLAAYNRGFSYVAVKRVGGVNTLGVVNRSQPFAVDLDQSTLENFVSGTTVPLDDATEVHLKADLDFASPVGQLWTTFYYSLDGVQWTRLGNRVGPQALDGSLAHFMGHRVGLFNYATQETGGHVDFDNYLLSDVLTAQGRPLDSTALDAAIAHAQTLDARHYPADAWATMQATLAAATSARAGQFGTQNEIDAPERALSYQLARLGVLAALPVTATAQVRCLSGRTYVAVQARNDSTEPVEITVEIPYGNRSFPAVAPGANVYQSFNTRTASVPAGTATVRVTGTVAGRDVTTVHSTQHPANTCGG
- a CDS encoding serine hydrolase domain-containing protein, producing MRTPPQIHGDVDDGYGRVADVFRDNFTSRGEVGAAVTVYVRGRKVVDLYGGVADTRTGRPWDRHTPVVVFSCTKGILAICAYLLAQQGRLDLDAPVTRYWPEFGQHGKAHIPVRWLLTHQAGLPALDRQLTLDEVLSWDPVITAIEAQAPLWEPGTAHGYHSMTYGWLVGEVIHRITGQLPGAFFADTLAGPLGLRTWLGLPAGERDTVAWGLAPPPDPDPFEDPVAERGITMGGAFAFPADADGLVSFNDDAIRAAGVPGAGAVSTADGLARLYAACVSGLQGGPLLAAASVDDAVVVRSRGQQRHGPPDTGQRWGTGFLLHSPPARPLLGERSFGHDGAGGNLAFADAEHQVGFGYVINQMRGMGDERANSLTAALRSCLPT